The Nitrospira tepida genome includes a window with the following:
- a CDS encoding CDP-alcohol phosphatidyltransferase family protein, whose product MSQSALQRFAQTRELTSAILLTARNVFTPTPVSVHTGISPLTRIAGVTIFQRGLLTLQRAGVNQIFVLAGDEAETLKAVVRDGPPITAGIRWIPVREFPLDDPRTWETLAADAKGACLVIGPQAAFSRNLIETLRGQGPIEDLTLVLQPEDRRRIGPGQSDRAGRVDRAVPTKRDRLARLAAIGLGGERGAQEGFTGRLAAELMVLPAGLFSKGQPLADSLLAQSGEEQRAEGDPLLSRLVELAAAERRIRIVEAAPDANLWARDVHDAGDASAVERDLYRSLKGHFEGIVDRYFNRKLSPFFTKLFLKLKLSPNAITVAATLIGLAGAACFGMGTYAAGLLGALLFQLAAVIDCCDGEVARLTFTESPLGAKLDLVLDNVVHMAVFAGIAYGAYQAHAASEQAWLYLALGAVAVIFNALACWLVTRLAAHPGAPAGASTARWKWTDFLLKNIATRDFSMVVLLFAAIGRLDWFLLLAVIGSTLFGLVLIWLVFSARSPRVA is encoded by the coding sequence ATGAGTCAGAGTGCGCTGCAACGATTTGCCCAGACCCGCGAGCTGACCTCCGCGATCCTGCTGACGGCGCGCAACGTCTTCACGCCCACGCCCGTTTCGGTGCACACCGGAATCAGCCCGCTCACCAGGATCGCCGGCGTGACGATCTTTCAGCGCGGCCTCCTGACCCTCCAGCGGGCCGGCGTAAACCAGATTTTCGTGTTGGCGGGAGACGAAGCGGAGACGCTCAAGGCCGTCGTGCGCGACGGGCCGCCGATCACGGCGGGAATCCGCTGGATTCCGGTCAGGGAGTTTCCCCTCGACGACCCGCGGACGTGGGAGACGCTCGCGGCCGACGCCAAGGGCGCCTGTCTCGTGATCGGGCCGCAAGCCGCATTCTCCCGAAACCTCATCGAAACGTTGCGCGGCCAGGGGCCGATCGAGGACCTCACGCTCGTGTTGCAGCCGGAGGACCGTCGTCGGATCGGGCCCGGTCAATCGGATCGCGCCGGTCGCGTTGATCGCGCGGTGCCGACCAAGCGGGATCGGCTCGCTCGATTGGCGGCCATCGGGTTGGGAGGGGAACGGGGGGCGCAGGAGGGTTTCACCGGCCGCCTTGCGGCGGAGTTGATGGTCCTGCCGGCCGGCCTGTTCTCCAAGGGCCAGCCGCTCGCGGATTCCCTGCTCGCGCAATCCGGAGAGGAGCAGCGGGCGGAGGGCGACCCGCTCCTGTCGCGGCTTGTCGAGCTCGCTGCGGCGGAACGGCGCATCCGGATCGTTGAAGCGGCCCCGGACGCGAACCTCTGGGCCAGGGACGTTCATGACGCCGGAGACGCCTCGGCGGTCGAGCGGGATCTCTATCGCTCCCTCAAGGGTCATTTCGAAGGGATCGTCGATCGATACTTCAACCGGAAACTGTCGCCGTTCTTCACCAAGCTCTTCTTGAAACTGAAACTGAGCCCCAACGCCATCACGGTGGCGGCGACCCTGATCGGGCTGGCCGGCGCGGCCTGCTTCGGGATGGGAACATACGCAGCCGGGTTGCTGGGGGCGCTGTTGTTTCAGTTGGCTGCCGTGATCGACTGTTGCGACGGCGAGGTGGCGAGGCTGACCTTCACCGAGTCGCCGTTGGGCGCCAAGCTGGATCTCGTGCTGGACAACGTCGTGCACATGGCGGTCTTTGCCGGCATCGCCTACGGCGCCTACCAAGCGCATGCCGCGAGCGAGCAGGCGTGGCTGTACCTGGCGCTCGGCGCAGTGGCGGTGATCTTCAACGCGCTGGCCTGCTGGTTGGTCACGAGGCTGGCGGCGCATCCTGGGGCGCCGGCCGGGGCCTCGACCGCCCGTTGGAAATGGACAGATTTTCTCCTCAAGAACATCGCGACGCGCGATTTTTCGATGGTCGTGCTGCTCTTTGCCGCGATCGGCCGGCTGGATTGGTTCCTTCTCCTCGCGGTGATCGGATCAACCCTCTTCGGTCTGGTGCTCATCTGGCTGGTCTTCTCGGCCCGCTCCCCTCGTGTGGCTTAA
- a CDS encoding lysylphosphatidylglycerol synthase transmembrane domain-containing protein, with amino-acid sequence MWLKILLLAVGALTLTALVWHIGPARILDAASQVGPFGLLLVLIPSLVMYLLEAYGWKLTMGAYAGAVSFPRLLAIRTAGEVVNMTTPTAYIGGEPLKAYLLKRAQVPLVDGLASVVLAKTFMTIAQVLFILLGLVVAFWLLGSEGSSGQMVMASIVSAGVLAFGVAGFVAVQRWGLFTGALGLLRRANLRVAYLEARESKLQELDRTILNFYGQDRRNFLLSTGLYFGGWLAEALEVYVMLVCLGVPVTALASLAIGALSAFIKGGTFFIPGSLGAQDGGNLLLVTAFGYSDVAGITFALLRRFREIVWIGIGLLCLALLDGRAAVPQGEQPR; translated from the coding sequence GTGTGGCTTAAGATTCTCCTCCTCGCCGTCGGGGCCCTCACCCTGACGGCCCTCGTCTGGCACATCGGGCCGGCTCGCATTCTGGATGCCGCTTCGCAGGTCGGGCCGTTCGGCCTTCTGCTGGTGCTGATCCCGTCACTGGTCATGTACCTGCTCGAGGCCTACGGCTGGAAACTGACGATGGGGGCCTATGCCGGCGCCGTCTCGTTTCCGCGCCTGCTGGCCATCCGGACGGCCGGCGAAGTCGTCAACATGACCACCCCGACCGCCTATATCGGCGGCGAGCCGCTCAAGGCCTACCTGCTTAAACGTGCGCAGGTGCCGCTCGTCGACGGCCTGGCGTCGGTCGTGCTGGCCAAAACCTTCATGACGATTGCTCAGGTGCTGTTCATCCTGCTGGGGTTGGTGGTTGCGTTCTGGTTACTCGGATCGGAAGGGTCCTCCGGGCAGATGGTAATGGCGTCCATCGTCAGCGCCGGCGTGCTGGCGTTCGGCGTCGCCGGCTTCGTGGCGGTGCAGCGCTGGGGCCTGTTCACCGGCGCGCTCGGCTTGCTGCGGCGCGCGAATCTTCGGGTGGCCTATCTCGAAGCGCGGGAGAGCAAGCTCCAGGAGCTGGACCGGACGATCCTGAATTTCTATGGTCAGGACCGCCGGAACTTTCTGCTCTCCACCGGACTCTATTTCGGCGGCTGGCTTGCCGAGGCCTTGGAGGTGTACGTGATGCTGGTCTGCCTGGGGGTGCCGGTGACGGCGCTCGCCTCGTTGGCGATCGGCGCCCTGTCGGCCTTTATCAAAGGTGGCACCTTCTTCATCCCCGGAAGCCTGGGAGCGCAGGACGGCGGGAACCTATTGTTGGTTACTGCGTTCGGCTACAGCGACGTGGCCGGCATCACCTTCGCGTTGTTGCGGCGGTTCCGCGAGATCGTCTGGATCGGCATCGGGCTCCTCTGTCTGGCCCTGTTGGATGG